Proteins co-encoded in one Arachis hypogaea cultivar Tifrunner chromosome 11, arahy.Tifrunner.gnm2.J5K5, whole genome shotgun sequence genomic window:
- the LOC114924671 gene encoding pentatricopeptide repeat-containing protein At5g15340, mitochondrial-like, with product MGSQLHALVVKLGVSGYVRVCNALMDVYVKCGLVGGVRRVFEDMGLKTVVSWTVVLEGVVKGEGLENGRKVFDEMPERNEVAWTVMIVGYVENGMTREAFELLREMIFGCGFVLNDVSLCSILSACSRSGDVSLGRWVHGYAVKEIGWDMGVMVGTGLVDMYAKCGRIGAALVVFRNMPRRNVVAWNAMIGGLAMHGKGKDVVDMFDSMIGEGVSPDANSLGRERMWRRSAGEGW from the coding sequence ATGGGCTCGCAGCTTCATGCACTTGTGGTGAAGCTTGGGGTTTCTGGGTATGTTAGAGTCTGCAATGCTTTGATGGATGTTTATGTGAAGTGTGGGCTTGTGGGTGGGGTTAGaagagtttttgaggatatggGGTTGAAGACTGTGGTGTCTTGGACTGTGGTCTTGGAAGGTGTGGTGAAAGGGGAGGGTTTGGAGAATGGGCGGAAGGTGTTCGATGAAATGCCAGAGAGGAATGAGGTTGCTTGGACTGTGATGATTGTGGGGTATGTTGAGAATGGGATGACTAGGGAGGCTTTTGAGCTTTTGAGGGAAATGATTTTTGGGTGTGGGTTTGTGTTGAATGATGTGAGCCTTTGTTCGATTCTTTCGGCTTGTTCGCGGTCTGGGGATGTGAGCTTGGGGAGGTGGGTTCATGGGTATGCTGTGAAGGAAATTGGGTGGGATATGGGTGTCATGGTGGGGACTGGGTTGGTTGATATGTATGCAAAGTGTGGGAGGATTGGCGCTGCCTTGGTTGTGTTCAGGAACATGCCAAGGAGAAATGTAGTGGCGTGGAATGCCATGATTGGTGGGTTGGCCATGCATGGGAAGGGAAAGGATGTGGTGGATATGTTTGATTCCATGATCGGAGAAGGAGTGAGCCCTGATGCAAATAGTTTGGGAAGGGAAAGGATGTGGCGGAGGAGTGCTGGGGAGGGGTGGTGA